In Salinibaculum sp. SYNS191, the genomic window GCTCGTCGACCTCACAGTCGTGGAGTTCAGCTTCCCGCACGCCCTCGGACAGTGGCGGTCCTTCGAGCAGTGACCGGGTCGGCCACTCCGCTGTGCCCCGCGGGACGCGCGAGCGCCGACGCGGTCGGTCAGGGAGCCGAGCGCTGCCGGTCCGAGACGACGTCCCAGCGGTTCGGGTCGAGGACGTGCCCCTCGAACTCGTCGATTTCCGGATAGGCGGTCGTCACGAGAATCTCCGGTCGCTCCCGGACGTACTCCACTATCGCGTGGAAGTTCTCGTTCGAGAGGGCAGTCAACCCGTCCAGAAGCATCACCGGAACCCGGTCGGCGACGTCGAACGTCTCGTAGCCGGCGAGTGCCGTCACGATGCCGAGAATCTCGACCTCCCCCTGGCTCAGCGCGTCGAGGGTCGTCTCGCGCCCGTCGCGGGCGACGACGAGGTCGAAATCCGTGATGTCGCCCTCGGCGTCCGTCTTCGGCGTCAGCCTGGCGAACTCGAACCCGGGTTCCAGGGTCGCGACGATGTCCCGTATCGTCTCCTCGAATCGCTCCGCGAGTTCCCGTTTCTTGTCGTGTCGGCGGGTCCGCAGCGACTCCAGTTCCGCGGTCAGGGCGTCCCGCTCGTCCTGCAACTGCGTCCGGCGCTCGGCCTCTGTCTCCAGTTCGTCGAGTTCGGCACGCCTGTCCGCGAGTTCGTTCTGTGTGTACTTGATGTCGCTCTCCAGGTCGGTCACCTGCGCGCTCGTCTCCTCGACGTTCGCACGGAGCCGTTCGACGTCCTCGGTCACCGCGTCGAGGCGCTCTCTGAGGTCGGCCAGCCGTGACCGGTTCTCGTCGAGGGTGACCTGCAGTTCGCTGACCTCGGCTTCGAGGTCCTGTTTCCGTCGCCGCTGCGTTCGAATCTCGTCACGGCGGTCCCGAATCTCGCTAATCTCGTCCTGGAGGGCCGACTTCTGGCTGCGGAGGGCCGTCCGCCTCTCGTCTATGGCCGACAGCCGGTCGGCAATCGCGGATTCGGTGGTCGCCTGGCCACAGAGCCAGCAGTCCAGTTCGTCGCCGGCCAGCGTCCGGTCCAGCTCCGTCACGAGGTCGACCCGCTCCTCGTCGAGCACCCGCTTGTTCACCCGGTAGAGGTCACCGAGCAGGTTGATACTCGCTTCAAGTTCCGTTATTTCTGCGCGCTTCGCGTCGATATCCGTCGACAGGTCCGGCTCCGCCGGGACCGTGAGGGCAGCCAGTTCCTCCCGCCGCTCCCGGAGTCGGTCCTCCTGGCGGTCTATCTTGTTCTCGAGCGTGCTGATGCGGTGTTGCAACTGCTCTTTCTCGGCCCGCTTGCTGCTGAGTTCCTCCTGGTCCGGGCGTTCCCCGGCCGCGTCGGTCTCGTCGGTCACGGCGTCGCGCTCGGCGCGCAACTGGGCGAGTTCCTCCTCCAGTTCGGCTATCTCGGCTTCGACCGCCCTGCGGCGGTCGGCGGCGTCCTCCGCACGTTCCAGTTCCGTCTCGACCGAGCGCCGCTCCCGCTTCAGCTGTGCAATCTGCTCGTCGATGTTCTCGACAGCCAGCGGCTCGGTCAGCAGCGCCGCCAGGTCGCCCCCGCTCCGGACGGCCTCGCGGACGGGGTTTTGCTCCCCCAGAAACGCGAACAGCCGCGCACAGAGCCGGTCCTGGTCGTCGGTGAGATACGTGTCGCCGTGGCGGGTGACCGTCTCGCCGCGGCGCACCAGTTCCGTCTCGTACGTCTGCGCCTCCGTTTCGAGTCCCACGGCACCATCGGACGCGCCGTCCGTGAGGGGGTGGTCCGCGCCGTCGTCGCCCGTCGTTCCCATGACGACCTGCAGTGCGGCCACGAAGCTCGATTTCCCCTGCCAGTTCTCCGCCCGGACGACGTTGATACCGGGATACAGGTCCGCGTCACCGGAGCGGATACCCGCAATATTCCGGATATCGAGCTGCCACATCGTTTCCCACGTCAGGCGGAGGGGACATAAAGGCTCACGCCTCTGCGGCAATAAACGCTTTTAGCACGCGGCCGGCTACCTCCGGTATGGACCTCCCCCCCGACTTCGACGTGTACATCGGCGGCGCGGAGGAGACGCTGGGCCAGCGGGACGTGGAGTTGCTGCGGGCCATCGACTCCTACGGCTCGATAAACCGTGCCGCGACGGAACTGGGCCGGTCGTACTCGCGCGCACAGCAGCGCATCGTGGCCCTGGAAGAGTGCTTCGGCGACCTCGTCGAGCGCAACCGGGGCGGGTCCGGCGGCGGCGGCAGCGCGCTGACCGAACGGGCGCGGTCGCTGACCGTCCGGTACGAACGGCTACAGGCGGCGGTCACCGGCGTCGCCGAGACGGAGGAGACGGTCCTGTCCGGGAAGGTCGTCGACCGGGAGGGGCGGCTGGCGACGGTCGAAACCTCGGTCGGCACGGTGAAGGCACTGGCTCCACCGGACAGCGAGAAACTGAGCCTCGCGGTGCAGGCGGACGCGGTGACACTGCAGGCTCCCGACGAGACGCCGTCGCCCGACGCGACGAGCGCCCGCAACCACCTCTCGGGGACGGTCAAGTCGCTCGAACGCGGCGAGGGCGTGAGCCACGTGACCGTCGACGTGGGGGCGGCCGTCGACCTGAGCGCCATCGTCACCGTTGCGAGCGTCGAGCGCCTCGGCCTCGAGAAGGGAGCGCCGGTGACCGTCTCGTTCAAAGCGACCGCGACGCGGGGCGTCCCGACGACCTGACCGGTCGCAGTGACCTCGGCCACCTGCGACGTCGCTGGCGGACGCGACTGCGCGGACGGGGGCCGTGGAGCGGGCCCTCAGTCGACGAGGTCGGGTTCGTGCGCCCAGAACTCCCCGTCGACCGTGACTTCCTTCTTGAACAGCGGGACCTCGGCCTTCAGGCGGTTGATGCCGTCCTCGACGGTCTCGAACGCCTCCGAGCGGTGCCCCGCCAGGACGACCACGAACACGATGTCCTCCTCGCGGCGGACGACGCCGGTCCGGTGATGGAGCAGGACCTCGTAGATGCCCTCCCGGGCCTCCAGGTCCGACTTGATAGCGGCCATCTTCTCTTCCGCGACGCCGTCGTACCGTTCGAACTCCAGGTAGTCCGTCGGGGTGTCCTCGGACCCGTTCTTCGTGCGGACCCGCCCGGTGAACGTGGCGATGGCTCCCGAGTACTCCGAGTCCGGCGAGCGCTTGACCTGCGCGACGAGCGACTCCAGCGTCTCGAAGTCGTCCTGCTCCTCGACGGCGTCGACGACCGCCGCCAGGTCGACCGACTCGGCGTCCGGCGCAGTCGCGACTGTCTCCCCCTCGTGTTCGGCGTCGCCCAGTGCGACGGTCTGGAGCGTCGCGTCGGGGTACCCCTCGACGACGGCGTAGTCGTACTGCGGCGCGAGCGTCGCCAGCGCGTCGTCGAGCGTGCGGTCCTCGCCGACGGCCACCCACGACCCGTCCTCGGCGACCCAGTGCGCCTCGGCTGCGTCGGCAGTCGGCGTCCCGACTGCGTCCGCGCCGTCGGTGAGCGCGTCCCCCTCGACGTGCGTAACCGTCGCGACCGAACCGCGCTCGGACAGCCGTGACACGATTCGCTCCACCGCGGCCGTCGTACCGGAACCGGACGGACCCACGATTCCGAGAATCTTCATACGTCGTGTGCGGGTGCGGGCAGTATGTACCTGTCGCTCGTCATTGAGGTCTCTGGACCCGCTGGCCCTCACTCGGGGACGGCACAGCTCTCGGAGTAGTCGGCCTCCGAGAGGGACTGCATCGCGTCGGGTCCACAGACCGGACAGTCCGGCCGGGGCTGGAGCGGGACCGTCTCCATCGTCATGTCGGCGGCGTTGTAGATGAGCAGGCGGCCTTCGAGGGTCTCGCCGTGGCCGATGAGGAGTTTGACGACTTCGGTCGCCTGAATCGCACCGACGACGCCGGGGAGCACGCCCAGGACGCCGGCCGTCGCGCAGTCGGGGACGGTCCCCTCCGGCGGGGCTTCGGGAAACAGGCACCGATAGCACGGCTGGCCGCCCGTGAACGTGGTGGCCTGGCCCTCGAACCGGTAGATAGCGCCGTGAGAGAGCGGCTTGTCCGCGAGCACGCAGGCGTCGTTCAGCAGGAACCGCGTCGGGAAGTTGTCGGAGGCGTCGACGACGATGTCGTACCCCTCGATGAGGTCGGCGACGTTGTCGGGCGCGACGCGCAGTTCGTGGCGCTCGACGGTGACGTCGGGGTTGAGCGCGGCCACGAACTCGGCGGCGCTGTCGACCTTCGGCCGGCCGACGTCGTCGTCCCCGTGGATGACCTGCCGCTGGAGGTTGCTCCGCTCGACCACGTCGGCGTCCGCGATACCGATGCGCCCGACCCCGGCAGCGGCGAGGTACTGGATGACCGGCGACCCCAGCCCGCCGGCCCCGACCACGAGGACCGACCCGTCCAGCAGCGCCGCCTGTCCCTCCGGCCCGACGTCGTCCATGATGACGTGTCGGGAGTAGCGGTCGAGTTGTTCGGCGTCGAGGCTCAGTTCGCTCATTGGCGTCGGTTGGACGGGCACGGTCAAAAGTCGCCCGGTGGCCCGGAGCGGTTCGAGCGCGCCGCTCGACCGCGTGACCACCGGTACGCGTCTCGCTCGCGTCGCGCCGGCCAAACAGCCAGGCGGCGTCCAGTGTAAAAGAGGGTTACAACTGGGCACAGATATCTCTATCCCGGGTTAGTTATGAACAATAGTGAAAATATGGCACGATAGGAGGGAGATATAGAGAAGGATAGCAGATTATAGTATCGTACCGCCGCTAAGTTCGGGTATCACGGCGCGTTCGTCGATGAGAGTGCCCGAACGACGGCCGCGTTCGCCTCCCCGGCGGTGTGGACGAGGCAGGCGACTGGCCGGTGAGTGCCAAACAGATATTTGACCGTTCCGCCCGTGGTCACTGATGACGTACCGCAAACTATGACACACACGCTCGAAATCAGCGACGAACTGCAGCAACGGCTGGAAGACCACCTCGAAGAGGGAGAAACGCCGGAGGAGTTCATCGAAGAGCTGGTCTCGATGTACGAGACCGAGGGCGCCTTCCTGCAGGAGGGGTACTCGGAGTGACCCCGGCGTGGCCGCTTTCCCCGCCAGCGTCGCGCCACGTACCCGGCGCAGTCTCGTGACGCCGCCGCGAGCCCGCGGGTGCGTCCGCGGCCCGTTCCAGAGCAGTGAGAACGAGCGGTGCTACCAAGCCCCTGGACGTCGTGATTCCAACTACGGGAACACCTGCACCGGTAGCCGGCCCGGACGCCGGCCACCCACCGGCAGTGGCATCGCCTCGAACCACATCCACCCGGAAACAAGGACACAACAATGGACATCGGTGACATCGTTTCGGACGACTACGTAGAGTTCACCCCGGAGACGCGCGTTTCGAAACTCGTCGGGACGTTCCAGGACCCGTCGGTCGAGGGGGTCGTCGTACACGGCGACGAGTTCGAGGGGGTCGTGACCCGGCGGCAACTCGCCACCTCGAACCAGCAACCGAACGCGAAGGTCGGGTCGCTCGTCTGGCACGTCCCGCGGCTCGCCCCGGACGAGAACGTCCGCCGGGTCGCACAGCTCATGATAGACAGCGACTCGCACCTGCTCCCGGTCTTCGAGGGCGACACCCTGCTGGGCGTCGTGACGGTCGACGACATCCTCCGCGCCGTGCAGTCGTTTCTCGATGCGGCGACGGTAGCCGAGGCCCACACCGGCGACCTGGTCACGGTGGACCCGGAGTCCACGCTCGGCGACGCACTGCACGTCTTCCGGGACCACGGCTTCACGCACCTGCCGGTCGTCGAGGACGACACGGCGCTTGGCATCCTGAGCCTCTACGACCTCACGGACTTCACCGTGCGCTCGGTCGACCAGAGCAAGGGCGGCGACGCCAGCGGGACGGACGCCGTCGGTGGCGACCTGTCGAAGAGTGCGGGACGCATCCGCCGCGGCGGGTTCGGCGCCCGCGAGGGCGAGAGCGCACGACTGCTGGACCTCCCGGTCAGGGACCTCATGGTGTCGCCGGTGCGGACGATTCGAGCCGACGAGACGCTCCAGACGGCGGTCGATGAGATGTTCGCCATCGACGCCTCCTCGCTGCTCGTGACGGAGGACGGACACCCGTTCGGTATCGTCACGAAGACCGACGTCCTCGACGCGCTCACGTGGGAGGCGGGCGGAAACCGCCCCGTGCAGGTCTACGGCACCGACCTCATCGACGACATGAGCTACGACGAGATAGTGAACATGGTCGACACCTTCGACAGCCGGGACGAGGGGATGAGCGTCCTCGACGCGAAGGTCCACCTGCACGAACACGACGAGAAACAGCGGGGGACGCCGCTACTGCTGGCCCGCATCCGCCTCTCGACCGACCGCGGCCTCTTCATCGCCTCGGGCGAGGGCTACGGCGCGACGCAGGCGCTCAACGAGGCGCGAGACATCCTGGAGCGCCAGATTCGCGACCAGAAGACCTACGGACGGAGCAAGAAGCCGCCGAACGAGGAGTACTGGGAGAAACGCTTCGGCTGGCTGCTGGAGGAGTGACGCCCGGGGCCGGGACCATCATGAACGCTCCACCGACCGACGCCGACGACGCGGACCTCCCCGTCCCGGAACACGACGAGGTGTTCGTCGCCATCGTCTCGACGGGGGCCGGCGGCAAAGTCTGTTCTATCTCCCCGCTCCCGGGGATGGGGCGGACCGCTGTCTCTGAGTGGGTCCTCGCCCGCGACGGCGGCTTCGTGTCGCTCGACGAGATGCGCTGAGCGGACGCTGTCACAGCGCCGCCGGGCGAACCGTCAGCACTCGGGACGCGGACCGACCCGGATAGCCGGGACCGACGGGCGACAGCGGAGGAAACCGTGCGACTGTCGGGAGGGTTCTAGACAGCGCATCGACGGTAAGCTTCCAATAGAGCCCATAACACAATCATACTCGGACTTCTCGTGAACTACGCTTATACTCGCGACTACGGAATACGATAGTGAGATGGTAAACTGGATGGCTGTCCTGTACGGCATCGTCGCATCGTTCGTCATCGGCCTCATCAGCGGCCTGGGCCTGCCGTTCACCGACGCGACACTGCCAGTGATTGGAGCGGGGACGACGGGACTCATCGCCGGTGGGGTCGCCGGGTACTACGCGCGCGAGGGGGCGGGTGGCGGAGCGATACACGGGCTTCTCGCGACGACCATCGGCGGCATCGTCGTCGGGCTGTTCCTGCTCCTCATCGGCACCATCGGCGCCGGAATCTTCGGGTTCAGCGTCGGCGTCTTCTATCTCCTGTTCGTCATCGCCTACGGGTTGCCCGGGGCAATCGGCGGCGCAGTCGGCGGCCTCCTCGGACCGAAAGAGAGCACTGTCGGCCAACCGACCGGCTGAGCCCCCCGGGCCGACTCTGACTCCTCCCACTCCTGTTTTTGCTCCCCGTCCCGCGAGCACGCCGTGAAACTGCCGCCCCAGTCACGGGTCGGTGAGACAGGGACGGATGGTACCGCTTAAGATTGCGAGGCCGCGAATAGGGGACACCTACTATGAAGCTGTCCCGTGTCGCGTCCGACCCCGCTGGACCGTCGACGAACCGTCCGACCGCGAACGAGTCGGGAGTGCCGCCCCGAGGCACAGACGACGGGAGGTGGCGCTGATGTATCGGACGGCGAACGTCGCGCGCCTCGCCGGCGCGCTGTTCCTGCCCGTCTTCCTCGCGACCGGGGGACTGCTCTCCCTGCTCGCCGTCGGCGAGACGACCACGGAGACGTGGGCGTTCGGACTCGCGGTGATGTTCCCGGTGAGTGCGGGTCTCCTCGGCTTCGCGCGAACGCGGTCACCGCTGCAAAGCGGGGGCGAACACGCGCTGGGGCTCGTCGCGGGCGTCGTCGCCCTGTCGACGGCGTACCTGGGCGCGGCCGCCACCGCGCCCCCGGTGATGCGCGCCGTCGCCGGGGTCGGCGCGCTCGAACTGCTCGTGACCGCGCTCGTCTTCTCGACCGTCGGCGGAACGGTCGCTCTCGTCGACGCACGGTACGTCGAGCGTCCCGAGACCGCGGCCCGTCTCGAAGCGCAGTACCTCGACGACCCGGTCCGAACTGATTGACAGGGGCACGATGCGCCGTGGCGACGCATCTCACCCTCGGGACGGCGACGACGTGCCGTTGCGGTCGGACACGCCGCCCGCGTCCGTCGGGGACTGAACGAAGGAGTATATAGTATCAAAGAAGCAATGCTAATTTAAGCCGTCACGTGGCGTATATTACCAACGTCATGGTAGAAACCAAGTGGCGAGCGGTGGCAATAGGATTCGTCATCATCGCCCTCCTCTCGATAATCAGCACGTCGTTCCAGCAGCTCGCGTTAGTCGGCGGGGTCGTCGCCGGTCTGGCAGGCGGGTTCGCGGCGGGATACTACGCCCGGAGCGGACAGACGAACGGCGCGTGGAACGGCTTCCTCGCAGGATCTATCGGCGCACTCGTCTTCGCCGCAGTGCTCGTCCTGCTAGGACTCGCCGTCTCCATCGTCGAACTCTCGCTCGGGGGCGTCTTCGCGACTATCGGCGTCGGCATCGCCTTCCTCGTCTTCATCGTCATCGGCGCGATTCCCGCGACCGTAGGCGGCTACCTCGGCGGGATGTACCCGCGCGAGGAGAGCGAGGAAGTCGGCCGCCCCGCGGCCTGAAACGACGACACGGACACTTTTTCGCAACAGTTCGAACACAGTCATCACCCGCGTACCGGCCGCAAGCGTTGCTCCCCTCGCGACCGAGAGGTGCGTCCGGGTACGGTAGACCACACCTCGATGCGAGAACGTTCGTCGTACTCATTCTTTGTCGTCAAACAGATTTCTTTACATACGTATGCGTGTAAAGACAGGTTCTGCTCCCGGCACGCGTTCGGTTCGGACTGCCCCGAGCGTCGCGGGATGAGAGTCGACACGAGGTGGCTGCTCGTCTCGGAACGGCAGTCGACCGGATGCCCGGTCACCGGGTCGCCTGCGACGCGTCTGCCGACGCGCGGCCGACCGCGAGTCAGGCGTTGATGGCGTGGGACCGCAGCGCGTCGTGAATCTTCGAGGCCTTCCTGGTCGCCGACTCCGACGCCGGCGCTGTCCGGTAGGCCAGTTTCGATTTCACGTTGCCGCTGCCGGTCGGCCGCCGTCCGACCACCGCGACCAGCATCCCGTCCGTCGTCCGGTACTTGACGCCGTCTTTCGCTTCCGACGCCGCGAGGCCTTTCATCGCCTCCTCGATGTAGCGGTGCGTCTCGTCGGTGTCGATATCCAGATCGACCGATTCGAATTCCGGCCGCTCCAGTGCTTTCTCCATTGACATGATGCGACGTTCTAACAAACGACCGGCTCTACTAAAAAACCGCCGTGCAGTCCGGGTGCGGTCCGTCGTCGGCGGGCGAACCCGTCACGCGGGGGGTGCCGTGCAAGGAGCCAAGAGGGACCGGACCGAACGTTGGAGTATGGTGTCGAAGCGCCATCACCGCTGTAACCTCTGTGGCAAGGACTTCGAGACGGGCCAGGGACTCAGGGACCACGTCGAGCGCCGACATCCCAAAGCGGACGTCCACTGGTGGGTCGTCGCGGAAGACCCCGCGCGCGACCTGAAGTTCGAGCAGTAGCGCTCACCGCGAGCGAGGCCGTCGGTGAAGACGAGACCATCGCCGACGCCCGACCGGACGAGCACCCGCGGTGCACGGAGCAACGTACCCCCGACAACAGAATGTCGTCCCATCGAATGCGACCCCATCGACGGAACCGTATCGACGACCGACTCCCGGACTCCCGCTGGAGCGGCGCTGCCGTGGGCACGGTCGTCCTCCTCGTCGCGTCAGTCGTGCCCTCGCCGCTGGAGCGGCGCTCCGAGTGGGACCGGGTCGGGCCGGACAAGTTCCTTCATCTCGTCGGACACGCGATGTACGCCGCGACTGTCGCGGACGCGTTCGACGCCGGTCGCTGTACGAGAGGCGAAGCCGCCGTCCTCGCCGTCTGCGTCTCGACGGCACACAGTCTGGTGACTGGCCGGCTCCAGACGTGGGTCCCCGGCCGAGCGTTCGAACTCGCGGATGTCGTGGCCGGGCTTCTGGGAACTGTCGTCGCCGTGTGGAGGTGGTACGTCGCGGGAAATGCTGACGAAGAATAGCTGCGTAAGCGCACTATATATGTTTAAATCCCCAATACAGGGCCGTGTTTTCGGCATCTTGGATGTGTTCTCTTAATTGAAGTCGGATATGACTTGATATTCTATATTTACACCAACATATCGAAAAGAATACAGCCATAATAGATATAAATGCCGTCAGATAGATATTACCTTTGAGTGTATGGCAGTAGGCGAGGGAGAAATATCCGGGAGACGGTCACGACCGAACAGCCCACGAGAACGGACTCCGCCGACGCCGGAGCGAGTTGATTGTGTGCTATAATTGCAATACTATCGGCAGAACTATTTGCCCACGTCCACAATGTCCAGCCGGCCCCCGCGACTGAATCCTGAACAGTCCAATATGGGCCTGTGGCGTGGATTACAGTCTTGTCACTTCTGCTCAATTCCACTCCACATTCGCACCGCGTGACGCAACCCAACACGGGGACTTATCTGGACGGCCGGACAGGGAGAGACTGTCGGCGACGACCGACCGACGGTCACAGTTCCGTGAAGAAGAGGTCGGCCAGCGCGCCCTCGTCTGCGTCGGAGTGGTAGTGCTCGGTGTACCCGCAGTTCGTGCAGTAGATGACCTGGATGTTTCGCAGGTCGAGGTCGGCCATCGCCTCGTATCCCCGGTTCGACACCGCGATTTCACCGACTGCCGCCTCGTCGTGTCCACACCGTCGACAGCCCCGTTCGGCATCCGAATCCGCGTCCGTATTATCTGACATCGACCCAGCATATGTCGCATGTATTCATCAATCCTGCTCCGACGACCAGTCGTCTCTCTGTTGAGGGGTCATCTCGGGGTGCTGTGTCCGACAACCCGTGAGACTGAGCCGAACGAAGGGGCTCGCGGGGGTCTCACGGACGTAGCGGGTGAAAACATCAAGCCGAAAGAACGGACGAAAGAGATGGACTCGCGGGGGTCTCGCGAGCGTAGCGAGTGAGACCACGCGAGGGAACGAACGAAGTGAATGGACTCGCGGTGGGTTCGTTACGCCGTTTCACAGAATCGTTTTGATCCCGTCGCAGTCAGGCGATTGGAAGGAGTTTTTTAGGTACAGCAGAGGGAGTAATGGGGAAGTAAACAGAAGTGTTCCGTAGCCGAACAGCGCCCTGGGGGTACCGGACAGTACCCGAACTGATATAATCTGGTACGTTGTATACTGCTGGAATATGTATTCATCCTCGACAAATGACGAACCCGAGACCCTACTGAATCGCCGTCGACTCCTCACGGCGCTCGGTGGCCTCTCGGCGGTCGCACTGGCGGGCTGTGGGGGAATCACCAACCAGTCCTTCGAGGCCGCTCCAGTCGGGCTCTCCTCGGAGGGAGTGGAGTCCCTCCAGCTCGGGGAGGTCACGAGCGACTCGCTGACGCTCTCCGAGAGTGCCGCCGGCGGGAACGTCTCGGTCTCGATCACCACTCACACGGCGGTGTACTCGCGGGCCCTCGCGCTCGGGGGGCAGTGATGGTCGACCGCATGGGCCCGCTCCGGACGGGGATGGGCCGGTTCGTCGAACTGACCAACAGCGGACTGATCAGCAAAGGAGCGGTCGTCGTCGACGCCGGGGAGGTCGGGCTCTCCGACGTCTCGCTGGGGATGCTCGATGGAACACCGACGGTCCCGGGTGACCTGATCAGTGTCGTGGTCCCTGGTGGCCTCACGGAGGGCAAGGCAATCAAGATCGACTTCGATGCGGCCGTCGAGCCGAGTGCGACGATGCTACTCGTTCCGGGGGAAGCAATCGGCGTCGAGAAGATTGCGCCCCGCGGTGACGCCTACGTCCTCGCACTCGGTGACTTCCTGCCGGCACAGAACTGGGTCCCTACCAAGACGGGGTCGACCGCCGGCACGGACTGGCTGGCCTCGGGGAACGACAAGATCGAGATTTCCGTCGAGAAAGTCGAACGCGCCCGGCAGGCAATCGTCTCGACTGGACCGCGAACCTTCGACGAAATCTTCGGCGCGCCGCCGGCAGCGCTCAACGCACGCCCGGTCGAGGAGGGCGAGACGTTCGACCCACAGGACGTACTCATGGTCATGCCCGGCGACAACGTCTCAGCGAACTGGCCCGAGTCGGCCGGGGCCCCGCCCGAAGCGTTCGACTTCGGCGATGCGGTCCCGAGACCGGCTCCGCTGGGTGGCGTCTCCTTCAGCGTTGCCGTCGTCTCGACGCCGAACGCGAAAGTCGTGGGCAACTCCACGAACCCGCTCTCGCACATCGACACCGACGAACTCCTCCAGCGCGACGTCGTCCAGAACCTGCTCGCCGATGCCGGCTTCGGCGAGGGGACCGACTTCCAGATCGAGGCCGGCCCCGAGCGTGTCACACCCGAGGAGGGGCCACGGACGACCACGCTTCTGGACCAGGACACGCAAATCGAGAGCTACATCGGCGTCCTCGGCAGTGAGGCCGCCGGCTGGGGGGTCGGTCTCCACGTCGTCCGCGCCGACGGTGACGACCACGTGATCGTCGTCGGCCTCCACCGCCACCCGCTGGGCGAGCCAGCGCAGGCGATGGAGACGCTGCGGGAGAGCAGCGCACTCGTCGAGGCACGGACACTCGTCGCCGAGACCGCCGCGCAACTCCAGTAACTCATGCCGGCTTGCGTGCGACGATTCCGACCCCGTGAGTCGGTGGTGCCACCAGCCTGGCGTCGGCAAAGCCAGCGCCGAGCGTCGCGCCGAGCAAGCCACCGACGCTGAACTCCCGGACCGGCGTCGAGGTCCCCACGCGAACGGTATCGCCCGCCACGTCGTCGGTGATCTCGTAGGCGAAGGTGTACCGACCGACCCCGCCGAGGTCGGTCTGGCCGTCGGGTTCGCCGGTCGTGATGACGGTGCGCTCGACCGTGAACCGCTCGGACGCGAACGTGTCGCTCGTGACGCGCCCGCTTTCGAGTGCCCCCTGCCTCATGAAGTCACAGAGGAATACCCCACCCGGTCGGAGACTCTCGTAGGCGCTTTCGAGTGCGGCCCGGACGCT contains:
- a CDS encoding zinc ribbon domain-containing protein, which encodes MSDNTDADSDAERGCRRCGHDEAAVGEIAVSNRGYEAMADLDLRNIQVIYCTNCGYTEHYHSDADEGALADLFFTEL
- a CDS encoding DUF6517 family protein, whose product is MVDRMGPLRTGMGRFVELTNSGLISKGAVVVDAGEVGLSDVSLGMLDGTPTVPGDLISVVVPGGLTEGKAIKIDFDAAVEPSATMLLVPGEAIGVEKIAPRGDAYVLALGDFLPAQNWVPTKTGSTAGTDWLASGNDKIEISVEKVERARQAIVSTGPRTFDEIFGAPPAALNARPVEEGETFDPQDVLMVMPGDNVSANWPESAGAPPEAFDFGDAVPRPAPLGGVSFSVAVVSTPNAKVVGNSTNPLSHIDTDELLQRDVVQNLLADAGFGEGTDFQIEAGPERVTPEEGPRTTTLLDQDTQIESYIGVLGSEAAGWGVGLHVVRADGDDHVIVVGLHRHPLGEPAQAMETLRESSALVEARTLVAETAAQLQ